Proteins encoded in a region of the Dorea longicatena genome:
- a CDS encoding TetR/AcrR family transcriptional regulator: MGRVEENKKKKKEALFRTAYELFTTKGINSTAISDIVEKAGVAKGTFYLYFKDKYDIKNKLIAHKTKELFDHAAIALEHSGITGLEDQLIFIIDDIINILVNNKPLLNFISKNLVMGALKSAFWAEDEGDKIFYERYLELVEADEHEYQDIDIMLFTILELAGSTGYNSILFEEPVSIEKYKPFLYRTVRLIIQSHRK, encoded by the coding sequence ATGGGAAGAGTCGAGGAAAATAAAAAAAAGAAAAAGGAAGCACTCTTTCGCACTGCATATGAATTATTTACCACCAAAGGGATCAATTCAACCGCCATTTCTGACATTGTTGAAAAAGCAGGTGTAGCGAAAGGAACTTTCTATCTGTATTTTAAAGATAAGTATGATATCAAAAATAAGCTGATCGCTCACAAAACCAAAGAATTATTTGATCATGCGGCAATTGCTCTGGAGCACTCCGGCATCACCGGACTTGAAGACCAGCTGATTTTTATCATTGATGACATCATTAATATTTTAGTAAATAATAAGCCTTTGCTGAACTTTATTTCAAAAAATCTTGTAATGGGTGCATTAAAATCTGCTTTCTGGGCCGAAGACGAAGGTGACAAAATCTTCTATGAACGATACCTGGAGCTGGTAGAAGCCGATGAACACGAATATCAGGATATTGACATTATGCTATTCACTATTCTGGAATTGGCTGGTTCCACCGGATACAATTCTATACTGTTTGAAGAACCTGTATCTATCGAAAAGTACAAGCCATTTCTTTATCGAACCGTCCGTCTGATCATTCAAAGTCATAGAAAATAG
- a CDS encoding alanyl-tRNA editing protein, whose translation MTEKLFYEDSHRTEFTAKVISCEEAKDGYRVVLDQTVFFPEGGGQYADTGVLGTVNVTDVHEKDDVIYHYTTAPLEVGSIVTGKINWEERFEKMQQHTGEHIVSGIVHERFGYNNVGFHLGADYCTMDFDGTISKEQLKEIEAAANEAVYQDLEIEILYPSKDELKDMDYRSKIEIEGQVRIVKIPGYDVCACCAPHVKTTGEIGAVKLVSMANYKGGERITMLCGRRAMRDYEKKDAMTKEISALLCAKEYEVADAVGKLKDEQTRMKSQIAELQQKLLEFRVAEIPVEEKIVTVFDSALSGNLPREMMNRLLDKGAVICAVFAGTDTDGYRYVIGSRSEDVRPISKALNVAFEGRGGGKPEMVQGSVKGTGKAMKELLMQYK comes from the coding sequence ATGACAGAGAAATTATTTTATGAGGACAGTCACAGAACCGAATTTACAGCAAAAGTAATTTCCTGTGAAGAAGCAAAGGATGGCTACCGTGTGGTACTGGACCAGACGGTATTCTTCCCGGAAGGCGGCGGTCAGTATGCAGATACAGGAGTTCTGGGAACCGTGAACGTTACAGATGTGCATGAAAAAGACGATGTGATCTATCATTATACGACTGCACCATTGGAAGTGGGAAGTATTGTGACCGGAAAGATCAACTGGGAAGAACGTTTTGAAAAGATGCAGCAGCATACCGGAGAGCATATTGTATCCGGTATCGTGCATGAAAGATTTGGATATAACAATGTCGGTTTTCATCTGGGGGCCGATTACTGTACAATGGATTTTGATGGTACGATCAGTAAAGAACAGTTGAAAGAGATTGAGGCAGCGGCAAATGAGGCAGTATATCAGGATCTTGAAATCGAGATTCTTTATCCGTCGAAGGATGAGCTGAAAGATATGGATTATCGCAGCAAGATCGAGATTGAGGGTCAGGTACGTATTGTAAAGATCCCAGGTTATGATGTGTGTGCATGCTGTGCGCCACATGTGAAGACGACCGGTGAGATCGGAGCTGTCAAGCTGGTAAGCATGGCCAATTATAAAGGCGGTGAGCGTATCACAATGCTCTGCGGAAGACGTGCAATGCGGGATTATGAGAAAAAAGATGCCATGACAAAAGAAATCTCGGCACTGTTATGTGCAAAAGAATATGAAGTGGCAGATGCGGTTGGTAAGCTTAAAGATGAGCAGACACGTATGAAGAGCCAGATCGCAGAATTACAGCAGAAACTCCTGGAATTTCGTGTGGCAGAGATTCCGGTAGAAGAGAAGATTGTGACTGTATTCGACAGCGCATTGTCCGGTAATCTTCCAAGAGAAATGATGAACAGGCTGCTTGATAAAGGCGCAGTGATCTGTGCGGTATTTGCCGGAACAGATACGGACGGTTATCGATATGTAATCGGAAGCAGGAGTGAGGATGTACGCCCGATCAGCAAAGCATTAAACGTCGCGTTTGAAGGACGTGGTGGTGGAAAGCCGGAGATGGTTCAGGGATCTGTGAAGGGAACCGGTAAGGCTATGAAGGAATTGCTTATGCAGTATAAGTAA
- the argS gene encoding arginine--tRNA ligase: MKKIIDYIAEELADAFEKAGYDRAYGKVTLSNRPDLCEYQCNGAMAGAKAYKKAPFMIAEDVVALLKDSACMEEVEVVKPGFINIRLKKAFVADYLNQMEEAEDLGIQKAENPEMIVVDYGGPNVAKPLHVGHLRSAIIGESVKRIARKMGHEVLGDIHLGDWGYQMGLIITELKERKPELPYFDESFEGEYPKEAPFTISELEEIYPTASGKAKEDDAYRENALHATYLLQNGHRGYRAIWNHIINVSVSDLKRNYANLNVSFDLWKGESDAQAYIPDMIDKLKKDGFAHEDQGALVIDVQEETDTKEIPPCMIQKSDGASLYGTTDLATLVQRVEDYHPDKVIYVVDKRQELHFTQVFRSAKKTGIVPAETELKFLGFGTMNGKDGKPFKTREGGVMRLETLISETAEKMYKKISENHAIEEEEARKTANMIGVAALKYGDLSNQASKDYVFDVDRFISFEGNTGPYILYTIVRIKSILHKYQAQGNSLDGLKVQEAHADCEKALMLEAAKYNDVIANAFQDLAPHKICAYIYDLANAFNRFYHETKILGEENAEKQKSYIALLKVTKDVLEGCIDVLGFEAPERM; encoded by the coding sequence GTGAAGAAAATCATTGATTATATTGCAGAAGAACTTGCGGATGCATTTGAAAAAGCAGGTTATGACAGAGCTTACGGAAAAGTAACATTATCAAATCGTCCGGATCTTTGTGAATACCAGTGTAACGGTGCAATGGCGGGAGCAAAAGCTTATAAAAAGGCACCGTTCATGATCGCAGAGGATGTAGTTGCCCTGTTAAAGGACAGCGCATGTATGGAAGAGGTAGAGGTTGTAAAGCCGGGATTTATCAATATCAGACTGAAAAAAGCATTTGTTGCAGATTATCTGAACCAGATGGAAGAAGCAGAAGATCTTGGTATTCAGAAGGCAGAGAACCCTGAGATGATCGTTGTGGATTACGGCGGACCGAATGTGGCAAAACCACTGCATGTAGGACATCTGCGTTCTGCAATTATCGGGGAAAGCGTTAAACGAATTGCGAGAAAAATGGGACATGAGGTTCTTGGAGATATCCATCTTGGCGACTGGGGATATCAGATGGGACTGATCATCACAGAGTTAAAAGAAAGAAAACCAGAGCTGCCATATTTTGATGAATCTTTTGAAGGAGAATATCCAAAAGAAGCACCGTTTACTATCAGCGAGTTGGAAGAGATCTATCCAACAGCAAGTGGTAAGGCGAAAGAAGATGATGCTTACAGAGAGAATGCATTACATGCAACATATCTGTTACAGAATGGACATAGAGGATATCGTGCAATCTGGAATCATATTATCAATGTATCTGTATCTGATCTGAAAAGAAATTATGCAAATCTAAATGTAAGTTTTGATCTCTGGAAGGGAGAGTCTGATGCACAGGCATATATTCCTGACATGATCGATAAGTTGAAAAAAGACGGATTTGCGCATGAAGATCAGGGGGCTCTGGTTATTGATGTGCAGGAGGAGACTGACACAAAAGAGATCCCTCCATGTATGATTCAGAAATCAGATGGAGCTTCACTGTATGGGACAACCGATCTTGCTACACTGGTACAGCGTGTCGAAGATTATCATCCGGATAAGGTTATCTATGTTGTTGATAAACGTCAGGAACTTCATTTTACACAGGTATTCCGTTCTGCGAAAAAGACAGGAATCGTTCCGGCAGAGACTGAATTGAAATTCCTTGGATTTGGCACTATGAATGGAAAAGATGGTAAGCCGTTTAAGACAAGAGAAGGCGGAGTTATGCGCCTGGAGACACTGATTTCGGAAACTGCGGAGAAGATGTATAAGAAAATTTCTGAAAATCATGCGATTGAAGAAGAAGAAGCAAGAAAGACAGCTAATATGATTGGAGTAGCTGCACTTAAATACGGAGATCTTTCAAATCAGGCATCAAAAGATTATGTTTTTGATGTGGACAGATTTATTTCATTTGAAGGTAATACAGGTCCGTATATTCTCTATACGATCGTTCGTATTAAATCAATCCTGCATAAATATCAGGCACAGGGAAACAGCCTGGATGGATTAAAGGTACAGGAAGCACATGCGGACTGCGAGAAAGCACTGATGCTTGAAGCAGCTAAATATAACGATGTGATCGCAAATGCGTTCCAGGACCTTGCACCGCATAAGATCTGTGCATATATTTATGATCTTGCAAATGCATTTAACCGTTTCTACCATGAGACAAAGATTCTGGGTGAAGAAAACGCTGAGAAACAGAAGAGTTATATTGCACTTCTGAAAGTAACAAAAGATGTACTGGAAGGATGTATTGACGTACTTGGATTTGAAGCACCGGAAAGGATGTAA
- a CDS encoding flavin reductase family protein: protein MAKQIWKPGNMLYPLPAVMVSTADKSGKSNIITVAWTGTVCTNPAMLYISVRPERYSYDLLKDSGEFVVNLTTEKLKKATDWCGVRSGRDVDKWKEMHLTAGRASKLDYAPIIEECPVNIECKVTEIKELGSHHMFLAKVEAVQVGEEYLDEKGRLQLGKAGLLAYSHGEYLTLGDSLGTFGWSVRKASVSRKNKKNAEKKPVSKKNKKSTGKKAVPGKRKK from the coding sequence ATGGCAAAGCAGATCTGGAAACCGGGAAATATGCTGTATCCGCTCCCGGCCGTGATGGTAAGTACCGCAGATAAATCCGGTAAATCGAACATCATAACGGTTGCGTGGACCGGAACGGTATGTACGAATCCGGCAATGCTGTACATATCCGTAAGACCGGAGCGATATTCGTACGATCTTCTGAAAGACAGCGGAGAGTTCGTAGTAAATTTGACAACTGAAAAGTTAAAAAAGGCAACAGACTGGTGCGGAGTACGCTCCGGTCGTGATGTTGATAAATGGAAAGAGATGCATCTGACAGCCGGCAGAGCATCAAAGCTTGACTATGCACCGATCATAGAAGAATGTCCGGTGAACATTGAGTGTAAAGTAACCGAGATCAAAGAACTCGGCTCACATCATATGTTTCTGGCTAAAGTAGAGGCTGTTCAGGTAGGAGAAGAATATCTGGATGAAAAGGGAAGATTACAGCTTGGAAAAGCCGGACTTCTGGCGTATTCTCATGGAGAATATCTGACATTGGGAGATTCACTTGGAACATTTGGATGGAGCGTCAGAAAAGCTTCTGTATCGAGAAAGAATAAGAAGAATGCAGAAAAGAAGCCTGTATCGAAAAAGAATAAGAAGAGTACAGGAAAGAAAGCGGTACCGGGAAAACGTAAGAAATAA
- a CDS encoding S1 RNA-binding domain-containing protein — translation MSEELLHEETQNEGTPVTMADLEEHFDDANPWNVVKSYMEKGTVLPVKVEGIVNGGAIAMVEGLRGFIPASRLSLSYIEDLETYLLKDIEVKVIDVDEANNRLVLSAREILQEKARKEREAKIAAVKVGSIVTGTVESLQNYGAFVDLGDGLSGLVHISQISLKRIKSPADVLNVGDEVTVKIIGIKDGKISLSMKALEEEKKEEEEIHVEIPKAEEIGTSLGDLFKGLKLD, via the coding sequence ATGAGCGAAGAATTATTACACGAAGAAACACAGAACGAAGGAACACCTGTTACAATGGCTGATCTTGAGGAACATTTTGACGATGCAAATCCATGGAATGTAGTAAAATCTTACATGGAAAAAGGTACTGTCCTTCCTGTAAAAGTAGAAGGGATTGTAAATGGCGGCGCCATTGCCATGGTTGAAGGTTTGCGTGGATTCATCCCGGCATCCAGATTATCTCTCTCCTATATCGAAGATCTTGAAACTTACCTGTTAAAAGATATTGAAGTCAAAGTCATCGATGTAGATGAAGCAAATAACCGTCTCGTACTCTCTGCACGCGAGATTCTCCAGGAAAAAGCAAGAAAGGAAAGAGAAGCTAAGATTGCCGCTGTCAAAGTTGGAAGCATCGTAACAGGCACTGTAGAAAGCCTTCAGAATTACGGAGCATTTGTAGATCTCGGCGACGGTCTCTCCGGTCTGGTACACATTTCCCAGATCAGCTTAAAACGAATCAAATCACCTGCTGATGTATTAAATGTCGGAGACGAAGTAACTGTAAAGATCATCGGAATAAAAGATGGCAAGATCAGCCTGAGTATGAAAGCTCTCGAAGAAGAGAAAAAAGAGGAAGAAGAAATCCATGTAGAGATCCCGAAGGCTGAAGAGATCGGTACAAGTCTTGGGGATTTATTCAAAGGGTTGAAATTAGATTAG
- the hslO gene encoding Hsp33 family molecular chaperone HslO, protein MKDYIVRATAAEGQVRAFAATTKELVETAREHHNTSPVATAALGRLLTAGAMMGSMMKNETDMLTLQVRGDGPLGGITVTADSKGDVKGYVNNPDVMLPPKNGKLDVGGAVGIGLLQVIKDMGLKEPYSGQTILVSSEIAEDLTYYFANSEQVPSSVGLGVLMEKDNTVECAGGFIIQMMPFAKEETISQIEENLKNITSVTDHLKKGETPEQILEILLGNLGLEITDTMPTKFYCNCSKERVEKAVISVGKKEIQDMIDEGKDIEVKCHFCNTAYKYTVDELKDILKRCKR, encoded by the coding sequence ATGAAAGATTATATTGTAAGAGCAACAGCAGCGGAAGGGCAGGTAAGAGCCTTTGCTGCGACAACAAAAGAACTGGTAGAAACGGCCAGAGAACATCATAATACCAGCCCGGTTGCGACAGCGGCACTGGGAAGATTACTGACAGCAGGAGCGATGATGGGAAGCATGATGAAAAATGAGACAGATATGCTGACACTGCAGGTAAGAGGAGACGGACCGCTCGGTGGTATCACCGTTACCGCAGACAGTAAAGGTGATGTTAAAGGATATGTTAATAATCCGGATGTTATGCTGCCGCCAAAGAATGGAAAGCTTGATGTGGGAGGTGCTGTTGGAATCGGTCTTTTACAGGTTATAAAAGATATGGGATTAAAGGAACCATATTCCGGACAGACAATTCTTGTATCCAGTGAGATAGCAGAAGATCTGACGTATTATTTTGCCAATTCAGAACAGGTACCATCTTCGGTAGGCCTTGGTGTACTGATGGAAAAAGATAATACGGTAGAATGTGCCGGTGGCTTTATCATTCAGATGATGCCATTTGCCAAAGAAGAGACGATCAGTCAGATTGAAGAAAATTTAAAAAACATAACATCAGTAACAGATCATCTGAAAAAAGGAGAAACACCGGAGCAGATCCTGGAGATTCTGCTGGGAAATCTGGGCCTGGAAATTACAGACACTATGCCGACAAAATTCTATTGTAACTGTTCAAAAGAACGTGTAGAAAAAGCCGTGATCAGTGTTGGAAAGAAAGAAATCCAGGATATGATCGATGAAGGGAAGGATATCGAAGTAAAATGTCATTTCTGTAATACCGCATACAAATATACGGTAGATGAACTGAAAGATATCTTAAAACGTTGTAAACGATAA
- a CDS encoding putative manganese-dependent inorganic diphosphatase → MAKKAGKIYVVGHKNPDTDSICSAIAYANLKREITGNDYIAKRAGQINEETHYVLQKFGVKVPNLLENVKLQVKDMDIHQIDGVGPNVSLKDTWTKMKENNIKTLPILRDEELLGVISTGDIATSYMDVYDNMILSKARTQYRNIMNTLDGEMVTGNEHGYFTKGKVAIGASSPELMQEFIEKDDLVILGNRVESQMCALDIDVSCMVVCQNAEVSEEVIKRADEQSTVIISTPHDTFTAARLINQSVPVKRFMTKTPLTCFHMSDYVEDIKEVMAKKKYRDFPIIDRHGKFKGFVSRRRFLNVSKKKVILVDHNEKNQAVDGIEEAEIVEIIDHHRLGNIETMGPVFFRNQPVGCTATIVYQMYKENDVEITPTIAGLLCSAIISDTLLFRSPTCTSLDEKVAKKLGKIAGINLEEQAQAMFKAGSSLAGKTAEDICFQDFKQFTVNDMVFGVGQLNSMSKEELQEVKEMLTPYLPEVLEKNGVQMVFFMLTDILDESTELLCCGAKAKEYIIDAFDLKEDSEKMILKGVVSRKKQLIPTLVSELQQ, encoded by the coding sequence ATGGCTAAGAAAGCAGGAAAAATATACGTTGTAGGACATAAGAATCCCGATACGGATTCCATCTGTTCAGCAATTGCCTATGCAAATTTAAAAAGAGAAATAACCGGTAATGATTATATTGCAAAAAGAGCCGGTCAGATAAATGAAGAGACACACTATGTATTACAGAAATTTGGAGTGAAGGTTCCAAATCTTCTGGAGAATGTCAAATTACAGGTAAAAGATATGGATATCCACCAGATAGATGGTGTAGGACCGAATGTATCTTTGAAAGATACATGGACAAAGATGAAGGAGAATAACATCAAGACACTTCCGATTTTAAGAGATGAAGAGCTCCTGGGTGTTATTTCAACCGGAGACATTGCGACATCTTATATGGATGTATATGATAATATGATCCTTTCCAAAGCAAGAACGCAGTATCGTAACATCATGAATACACTGGATGGAGAGATGGTAACCGGTAACGAACATGGATATTTTACAAAAGGAAAAGTAGCAATCGGTGCATCAAGTCCGGAGCTTATGCAGGAATTTATAGAAAAAGATGATCTGGTGATCCTTGGAAATCGTGTAGAATCACAGATGTGTGCACTTGATATTGATGTAAGCTGTATGGTAGTCTGCCAGAATGCGGAAGTATCCGAAGAAGTGATCAAACGTGCAGATGAGCAGAGTACGGTAATTATCAGTACACCGCACGATACATTTACGGCAGCCAGACTGATCAACCAGAGCGTTCCGGTCAAGCGCTTTATGACGAAGACACCACTTACTTGTTTCCATATGAGTGATTATGTGGAAGATATTAAGGAAGTTATGGCAAAGAAGAAATACCGTGATTTCCCGATTATCGACCGGCATGGGAAGTTTAAGGGATTCGTATCAAGACGTCGTTTCTTAAATGTAAGTAAAAAGAAAGTGATCTTGGTGGATCATAACGAGAAGAATCAGGCAGTAGACGGTATCGAGGAAGCTGAGATCGTGGAGATCATTGATCATCACAGACTGGGAAATATCGAGACGATGGGACCTGTATTTTTCAGAAACCAGCCGGTAGGATGTACGGCAACGATCGTATATCAGATGTATAAAGAAAACGACGTAGAGATCACACCAACGATTGCAGGACTTCTGTGTTCGGCAATCATTTCCGATACACTGTTGTTCCGCTCGCCGACCTGCACATCGCTGGATGAAAAAGTTGCAAAGAAACTTGGAAAGATTGCAGGAATCAATCTGGAAGAACAGGCACAGGCAATGTTCAAGGCAGGAAGCAGTCTTGCAGGAAAGACGGCAGAAGATATCTGTTTCCAGGATTTCAAGCAGTTTACAGTAAATGATATGGTATTTGGCGTGGGACAGCTGAATTCGATGAGTAAAGAAGAACTGCAGGAAGTGAAAGAGATGCTGACTCCATATCTGCCGGAAGTACTGGAGAAAAATGGAGTACAGATGGTATTCTTTATGCTGACGGATATTCTGGATGAATCGACAGAACTATTGTGCTGCGGCGCAAAAGCGAAAGAGTATATCATTGATGCATTCGATCTGAAAGAAGACAGCGAAAAGATGATCTTAAAGGGAGTTGTATCCAGAAAGAAACAGCTGATACCGACTCTGGTAAGTGAATTACAGCAGTAG
- a CDS encoding NAD(+) synthase → MKDGFVKAAAATPDIRVADVAYNTENICKMIDETVANGAKVIVFPELCVTGYTCSDLFMQDILLKEAKEALFKIADYTKEKDALIFIGVPLAVDGELYNVAAALNRGNILGLTTKTFLPNYGEFYEMRQFRPGPDMARWITLDGKKIPFGPQLLFVAEQMEELVVSAEICEDVWSPIPPSTLAAREGATVIVNCSASDETIGKAAYRESLIEGQSARLICGYIYANAGEGESTTDLVFGGHNIIAENGTTLASSNRFSNEVIYTEIDVKRLLSERRKNTTFQTEKERTLIRIPFEIHVEETELTRRFASRPFVPSVMAERNLRCEEILTIQAMGLKKRLAHAHAKSAVVGISGGLDSTLALLVSAKAFDALGMDRSGIVAVTMPCFGTTDRTYQNACKMSVKLGATLREIPVGAAVEQHFKDIGHDPEDHSVTYENSQARERTQVLMDVANQTGGIVIGTGDMSELALGWATYNGDHMSMYGVNASVPKTLVRHLVHYYADTCEDQELKEVLYDVLDTPVSPELLPPKDGEIAQKTEDLVGPYELHDFFLYYLLRFSYEPSKIYRIARYAFEGEYDDATIYKWLYTFCRRFFIQQFKRSCLPDGPKVGTVALSPRGDWRMPSDACSEVWLRDLEKVNPEVYRSTGKSRLIL, encoded by the coding sequence ATGAAAGACGGATTTGTAAAAGCAGCGGCTGCGACTCCGGATATCAGAGTGGCAGATGTTGCTTATAATACAGAAAATATCTGTAAAATGATCGACGAGACAGTTGCAAACGGAGCAAAAGTCATTGTATTTCCGGAGTTGTGTGTGACGGGATATACCTGTAGTGATCTTTTTATGCAGGATATATTACTGAAAGAGGCAAAAGAAGCTTTATTTAAGATTGCAGATTATACAAAAGAAAAGGATGCACTCATATTTATAGGTGTCCCGCTTGCTGTAGACGGAGAACTTTATAATGTTGCGGCTGCGTTAAATCGTGGAAATATTCTGGGACTTACGACAAAGACATTTCTTCCGAATTATGGGGAATTTTATGAGATGCGTCAATTCCGTCCGGGACCGGATATGGCAAGGTGGATTACATTAGATGGAAAGAAAATTCCATTCGGGCCACAGCTCCTATTTGTGGCAGAACAGATGGAGGAACTGGTCGTTTCGGCAGAGATCTGTGAAGATGTGTGGTCTCCGATCCCGCCAAGTACACTTGCAGCAAGAGAAGGTGCTACAGTAATCGTTAACTGTTCGGCAAGCGATGAGACAATCGGTAAGGCGGCTTATCGCGAGAGCCTGATCGAAGGGCAGTCGGCAAGATTGATCTGTGGATACATTTATGCCAATGCCGGAGAAGGAGAGTCTACGACAGATCTGGTATTTGGAGGACATAATATTATTGCAGAGAATGGAACGACACTTGCATCCAGCAATCGTTTCTCAAATGAAGTGATCTATACAGAGATAGATGTAAAACGTTTATTAAGTGAGCGCCGCAAGAATACAACATTCCAGACGGAAAAAGAGAGGACACTGATCCGTATTCCGTTTGAGATCCATGTAGAGGAAACAGAGCTTACAAGAAGATTTGCATCCAGACCATTTGTGCCAAGTGTGATGGCAGAGAGAAACTTGCGTTGTGAAGAAATTCTGACGATTCAGGCTATGGGGCTGAAAAAACGTCTGGCACATGCACATGCCAAAAGTGCAGTCGTTGGTATTTCGGGAGGTCTGGATTCTACGCTGGCACTGTTGGTGTCAGCAAAAGCATTTGACGCATTAGGAATGGATCGTAGTGGAATTGTAGCTGTGACGATGCCTTGTTTTGGAACTACGGACAGAACTTATCAGAATGCATGCAAGATGTCAGTAAAGCTCGGAGCAACACTGCGGGAAATCCCGGTAGGGGCAGCGGTCGAACAGCATTTTAAAGATATCGGGCATGATCCGGAGGATCATAGTGTAACCTATGAAAATTCTCAGGCAAGAGAGAGAACTCAGGTATTGATGGATGTAGCAAATCAGACAGGAGGAATCGTGATCGGAACAGGAGATATGTCCGAACTTGCACTTGGATGGGCAACTTATAACGGAGACCATATGTCTATGTATGGAGTGAATGCATCTGTTCCGAAGACGCTGGTACGTCACCTTGTACATTATTATGCAGATACCTGTGAAGATCAGGAGTTGAAAGAAGTACTGTACGATGTGCTGGATACACCGGTCAGCCCGGAACTCCTTCCGCCAAAAGACGGTGAGATTGCGCAGAAGACAGAAGATCTGGTCGGCCCTTATGAATTACATGATTTCTTCTTATATTATCTGTTGAGATTCAGCTATGAACCAAGTAAGATCTACCGTATCGCACGTTATGCATTTGAGGGTGAATATGATGATGCAACCATCTACAAATGGTTATACACATTCTGCAGAAGATTCTTTATCCAGCAGTTCAAACGCTCCTGTCTGCCGGATGGCCCGAAGGTTGGAACCGTGGCATTATCTCCTAGAGGAGACTGGAGAATGCCGAGTGATGCTTGCTCGGAAGTGTGGCTGCGGGATTTGGAGAAGGTGAATCCGGAAGTGTATAGAAGCACCGGAAAATCAAGGCTTATATTATAA
- a CDS encoding class I SAM-dependent DNA methyltransferase, with amino-acid sequence MEAYTSFAEVYDTFMDNVPYEEWADYLEDRLKEYGVKDGLVLELGCGTGSMTELLAEKGYDMIGVDNSEDMLEIAMEKRIESGHDILYLLQNMQEFELYGTVRAIVSVCDCVNYVTEKNELQEVFRLVNNYLDPQGIFIFDFNTEYKYREVLGNQVIAEDRDECSFIWENYYNHTSMINEYELTLFVREDEEASLYRKYQESHFQKAYTLREMRGLLEKAGLKFVAAYDAYTKKAPMYTSERITVIAREYGK; translated from the coding sequence ATGGAGGCATATACAAGTTTTGCCGAGGTTTATGATACATTTATGGATAATGTGCCGTATGAAGAATGGGCGGATTATCTGGAAGACAGATTAAAAGAATACGGAGTAAAAGACGGACTGGTTCTGGAACTGGGATGCGGGACCGGAAGTATGACAGAACTCCTGGCTGAAAAAGGGTATGATATGATCGGAGTAGATAATTCCGAAGATATGCTGGAGATTGCCATGGAGAAAAGGATTGAGAGTGGCCATGATATCCTTTATCTGTTGCAGAATATGCAGGAGTTTGAACTGTACGGAACTGTGAGAGCAATAGTCAGTGTCTGTGATTGTGTCAATTATGTGACAGAAAAGAATGAACTGCAGGAAGTATTCCGTCTGGTCAATAATTATCTGGATCCGCAAGGTATTTTTATTTTTGATTTTAATACAGAATATAAGTACAGAGAAGTGCTGGGAAATCAGGTAATCGCGGAAGACAGGGATGAATGCAGTTTTATCTGGGAAAATTATTACAATCATACATCAATGATCAATGAATATGAACTGACTTTATTTGTACGTGAGGATGAAGAGGCGTCTCTGTACAGAAAATATCAGGAGAGCCATTTCCAAAAGGCATATACATTGCGGGAAATGCGCGGATTGTTAGAAAAAGCAGGACTGAAATTCGTTGCAGCATATGATGCGTATACGAAGAAAGCACCGATGTATACAAGCGAACGGATTACAGTGATCGCAAGAGAATATGGAAAATAG